One stretch of Harmonia axyridis chromosome 1, icHarAxyr1.1, whole genome shotgun sequence DNA includes these proteins:
- the LOC123670575 gene encoding uncharacterized protein C3orf38 homolog, whose amino-acid sequence MAISEYTNNIVEITNILTDEEIKSLATTITGGLLKNKINSREDTLKAILNYSGDIRSILRRKVFTREKLLSYLYDKNVSVILPITKHDIIEKILEFWGCGKFTTEGRTQIIEKEYSDELSSDEETNIVNREILQASSSIGCSKSTRDEHHMCKNSDQQIIGRTYTDESSIIKESNQDIDYNVSKTVKLLAEQFSDWFYKLLNANELSPEHFFPDGVLNLVLALNGDVNTKNVCNDPIALTDTLISVKNQFNLFFNPNLMEECLKTQMDPHGLVSIIVGGTLHINSVCVGVFEQMFALARDPTSENNWKIKRTDLRLTNGSRLGNSEIEDSDCKKIL is encoded by the exons ATGGCTATTTCCGAATATACCAATAACATTGTGGAAATTACGAATATATTAACTGATGAAGAAATTAAATCTTTAGCGACAACCATAACAGGTGGActtctcaaaaataaaatcaattctagagaag ATACACTGAAAGCAATTTTAAATTACTCAGGTGATATACGTAGCATTCTTCGAAGGAAAGTTTTTACAAGGGAAAAATTGTTATCGTACCTATATGACAAAAATGTTTCTGTAATATTACCAATCACAAAACATGATATCATAGAAAAGATTTTGGAATTTTGGG GTTGTGGTAAATTTACAACAGAGGGACGTactcaaattattgaaaaagaataTAGTGATGAATTATCCAGTGATGAAGAAACTAATATTGTGAATAGGGAAATATTGCAGGCCAGTTCTTCTATAGGTTGTAGTAAATCTACAAGGGATGAACACCACATGTGTAAAAACAGTGACCAACAAATTATTGGAAGAACTTATACTGATGAATCTTCAATTATAAAGGAATCAAACCAGGATATTGATTATAATGTTTCAAAAACAGTTAAGCTTTTAGCTGAACAATTTAGTGATTGGTTCTACAAGTTATTAAATGCAAATGAACTTTCCCCTGAGCATTTCTTTCCAGATGGGGTTTTAAATCTAGTACTTGCATTGAATGGGGATGTAAATACTAAAAATGTTTGCAATGATCCCATAGCCCTAACAGATACTTTGATCAGTGTGAAAAACCAGtttaatttattcttcaatccaaatttaatggaaGAGTGTTTGAAAACACAAATGGATCCTCATGGATTAGTTAGTATTATAGTTGGAGGAACTTTACATATCAACAGTGTTTGTGTTGGTGTCTTTGAACAAATGTTTGCTTTAGCTAGAGATCCCACTTCAGAAAATAATTGGAAAATTAAAAGAACTGATTTACGTTTAACTAATGGCAGCAGACTAGGTAATTCTGAAATTGAAGATTCAGATTGTAAAAAGATTTTATAA
- the LOC123688890 gene encoding rabenosyn-5: MAESVPIQEGFLCPICHKDLRSPQKLIAHFQDLHSEEQDILKSIREFYGKAKKKILKLDEQDLETFKNELTLENLYLEFSEPQAPGCFTSHLELFKEIRRERLDHQTAETNKLIIRLDKLLRLEGTDRKQQEQIVVAWLDGSTVTRCPSCAASFNITRRQHHCRLCGSVMCNDCSTFLPFERAQSIVAPVQNLGIGNKEGIKVKDNEQFRICFHCSSMIEQRRIVQAEQMMQPIISQLYAHLQTMKSQVQSMVDLYKKMYVSLTGGEATFQLQDAQTLKASIGSKAEIIDTISKKIANLPIDDFNPKVQSLQNSIRRATSNYIKDYLLTLPPLPSIQEIAAIKENRLLKFADEETTQDKNQIRIKKVTVTTGWSPSSLENTVKTEDDPIIEQINIVRDYIAQARKAQRFEEVASLEENLKMLKEAYRKSQTSEQEQK, from the exons ATGGCAGAGTCAGTTCCTATTCAGGAAGGTTTTTTGTGCCCTATCTGCCATAAAGATCTTCGTTCTCCCCAAAAATTAATTGCCCATTTTCAAGACTTGCATTCTGAAGAACAGGATATATTAAAATCCATAAGAG aattctaTGGAAAagctaagaaaaaaattctcaaattggATGAACAAGATTTAGAAACCTTTAAAAATGAGCTCACTCTGGAAAATCTCTACTTGGAATTCAGTGAACCACAAGCACCAGGATGCTTTACATCACATTTAgaattattcaaagaaattcGACGTGAGAGGTTAGATCATCAAACTGCAGaaacaaacaaattaataaTTAGATTAGACAAGTTATTGAGATTAGAAGGAACTGATAGAAAACAACAAGAACAAATAGTAGTTGCTTGGTTAGATGGAAGTACCGTAACAAGATGTCCATCTTGTGCAGCAAGTTTCAACATTACCAGAAGACAGCATCATTGTAGATTGTGTGGGAGTGTAATGTGTAATGATTGTTCAACATTTCTTCCTTTTGAAAGAGCTC AGAGTATTGTAGCTCCTGTACAGAACTTAGGCATAGGTAATAAAGAAGGTATCAAAGTGAAAGATAATGAACAATTCAGGATATGTTTTCATTGTTCAAGTATGATAGAGCAAAGAAGGATTGTACAGGCCGAACAAATGATGCAACCAATAATATCTCAATTATATGCTCACCTCCAGACAATGAAGTCTCAAGTTCAATCAATGGTTGATCTATATAAGAAG atGTATGTCTCTCTAACTGGAGGAGAAGCCACTTTTCAGCTTCAAGATGCTCAAACTTTGAAAGCATCTATAGGATCTAAAGCGGAAATAATTGATACAATCAGTAAGAAAATTGCTAACTTACCAATAGATGATTTTAATCCCAAAGTACAATCTCTTCAAAACAGTATTCGAAGGGCAACATCCAATTATATAAAAGATTATCTATTAACTCTACCACCCCTTCCTTCTATACAAGAGATAGCGGCTATAAAAGAAAATCGTTTGCTGAAATTCGCAGATGAAGAAACTACACAAGATAAAAACCAAATAAGAATAAAAAAGGTAACAGTAACTACAGGCTGGTCTCCCTCTAGTCTTGAAAATACGGTGAAAACTGAAGATGATCCAATAATAGAACAGATTAATATCGTACGAGACTATATAGCGCAAGCTAGAAAAGCCCAAAGGTTTGAGGAAGTTGCATCTCTAGAAgagaatttgaaaatgttgaaagaaGCATATCGAAAAAGTCAAACTTCTGAACAGGAACAAAAGTAG
- the LOC123688888 gene encoding DNA mismatch repair protein Mlh3-like — MDIKPLSEEVISKIRSTSNVNNLTHCVTELVLNSLDAKSSAVAIRLNTAVFRIQVVDNGFGISQENLGKIAQKYSTSKCQNLSDLEKKPKSYGFRGESLWSISNISKICTITSKHTASEGTYSKIINFRKHGKVTLAKNRQSDGTTITIEGFFYYLPVRQKRMKKEFEIEEISNFLKCMSIIHPQISFTLRDDISGKLLFKRPKSDNVLKSFTGLYPDIKYEDTIVMKVRKDKISIEALLLKEIVTDKSFQHIFVNKRPVRHSKLQAFICKELFKNVTKIQSIKNLHPTFLINIKCPLSIYSIIYENSEAKVEFLNIDLILNCLEKLILNFLGKSKPIQEIKKVSEKRKSICGVSDLEGAVKGFGFKNWLQRNECNKEKSCEDEIEQSLSQIKPLKHTSKKQSCEKDKLKSLPIKICKQKNEKSTIGGMKEVEKQKKDGIIKSEEETCHKKNEIFVPACNEGIPDKVMIENFHRLEKNCKDIISKKIPEETLFSNFTTTEEKGKDFLMYMFLKSTEIFRGDTQEQPTEVPEDDGKFNTSIETIMESNIFFENITKTKTHQLNENISVSVRLKRRKKSESNFSDKFSFLIPKHNKRKAEYLGEKDRHQPKKQNISLMSPYFNMAKKLDDNNNLEKKIFKQQGLMKTCNFSINDDMRQNFLFTGQQNDQNFKFNLCSSKINNSRYIENNNIKKCFDELSKGNCCFLNLTRKGLLTDYNKSYIFNFENVGELNKELFDERPQTGKDPRKRLALKECIVDGLSGNFDFKNLPFSPIPKLSIPQKNLMKNEKQNEMPKSTLVNLTERKKTTWRKYVSDGDFRETSSPLFTKQKLKYERKYCDNRSFTLENILEEKCPNKIFKKFHTEPFDRTKLQNIQRMKQNIDKLFLNSKLNKSPCYKAQEEVIFQIEKNKTKEYTKDSLERDEKDKQKSRSPLWKKFMKKKSELNNNLKERSPVKAGKKDFFNALEVMNVHFDKTTHPNRENIGESPDLFSGVMIDKPWNGLFGNPENDLTFLPNSAISFDIDDKNIIDDKIVEDGELRTLTAVGTAMSSNLIITLDDEDTKMKTVDVDTNLADGNVSLYDDEWIQKTNLEGNVFYFNKRTGMTSFLHPTKEDIYILKERMEFLPKGLSPILIPDQKLEKSLSPTSKKKLQDEILKSYVDDLGLVKWEKCFKGCDPKKFFDNLYRKRVNEYEKEVPNLKTRMSKFAIQTSHNHKFSKMVLKDLKVIGQIDRKFIAAIDERKFQLILFDQHAVHERIRLEALLKEYEGKSSTCEKVTLFMNQTDVELVGKHKKYLDDIGIHFNLLKNGITVHKIPSCFLNKITKECPLPKLLQLFIREILDHVKHTRGVLTGLPKMMNEIINMEACRGSIKFGEILSQDDMKKLIEELSKCILPFQCAHGRPTLVPLITFDDTFREKIEKPNLRSLKLS; from the exons ATGGATATTAAACCCCTTTCCGAAGAAGTTATATCGAAAATACGTTCCACCAGCAACGTCAATAATTTAACACACTGTGTAACGGAACTG GTTTTGAATAGTTTGGATGCTAAATCATCTGCAGTTGCAATAAGACTAAATACTGCAGTATTCAGGATTCAAGTTGTAGATAATGGTTTCGGAATATCTCAAGAAAACTTGGGAAAAATCGCACAGAAATATTCAACCAgtaaatgtcaaaatttatcGGACCTCGAGAAGAAACCAAAATCCTATGGCTTTAGAGGTGAAAGCTTATGGAGCATTtcgaatatatcaaaaatatgcACCATAACTTCTAAACACACAGCATCTGAAGGAACATACtcgaaaattattaatttccgAAAACATGGAAAAGTCACACTTGCGAAGAATAGACAAAGTGATGGCACTACAATTACAATAGAGGGCTTTTTCTATTATTTGCCCGTCAGACAGAAACGTATGAAAAAAGAATTCGAGATAGAGGAAATAAGTAATTTCCTGAAATGTATGTCTATAATTCATCCccaaatttcattcactttgagGGACGATATATCtggaaaattgttattcaaacgCCCTAAAAGTGACAACGTCCTTAAATCTTTCACAGGACTATATCCCGATATAAAATACGAAGATACAATTGTAATGAAAGTACGTAAAGATAAAATTAGTATTGAAGCTTTACTGTTGAAAGAAATCGTTACAGATAAGTCCTTTCAACACATATTTGTTAATAAACGTCCAGTTCGTCACTCTAAATTGCAAGCTTTCATTTGCaaagagttattcaaaaatGTAACGAAAATACAATCAATTAAAAATCTTCATCCaacatttttaataaatataaaatgtcCATTGTCAATATATAGTATAATTTACGAAAATTCTGAAGCAAAAGTGGAATTCTTAAACATTGACTTGATATTAAATTGTTTGGAGAAGTTGATTCTGAACTTTCTTGGTAAATCGAAACCGATTCaagaaatcaagaaagtttCTGAAAAACGAAAAAGTATTTGTGGAGTTTCCGATCTCGAAGGTGCAGTTAAAGGTTTTGGATTTAAGAATTGGTTGCAGAGGAACGAATGCAATAAAGAAAAATCCTGTGAGGACGAAATCGAACAGAGCCTGTCTCAAATTAAACCATTAAAACATACGAGCAAAAAACAATCATGTGAAAAGGATAAATTGAAATCACTGCCTATCAAAATATGTaagcaaaaaaatgaaaaatcaacaaTTGGTGGAatgaaagaggtcgaaaaacAGAAAAAGGACGGAATCATAAAAAGTGAGGAAGAGACTTGTCATAAAAAGAATGAGATTTTTGTTCCAGCATGCAACGAAGGTATTCCAGATAAAGTTATGATAGAAAACTTCCACAGGTTGGAAAAAAACTGTAAAGatattatatcgaaaaaaataccgGAAGAAACGCTTTTTTCTAATTTCACAACTACTGAAGAAAAAGGAAAAGACTTTTTGATGTATATGTTTCTGAAATCGACAGAAATATTCAGAGGTGATACTCAAGAACAACCTACTGAAGTTCCTGAGGACGATGGTAAATTTAACACATCCATAGAAACAATTATGGAATCTAATATTTTCTTCGAGAATATTACAAAAACAAAGACCCATCaactgaatgaaaatatttccgtTTCTGTTAGATtgaaaaggagaaaaaaaagCGAATCCAATTTCTCAgataagttttcatttttgattccgAAACATAACAAGAGAAAAGCGGAATACTTGGGTGAAAAGGACAGACATCAACCGAAAAAGCAAAATATTTCACTGATGAGTCCCTATTTCAATATGGCAAAAAAGCtagatgataataataatttggaaaaGAAGATTTTCAAACAACAGGGTCTTATGAAAACATGCAATTTTTCGATAAACGACGATATGAggcaaaattttttgttcacagGACAGCAAAATgaccaaaatttcaaattcaatctcTGTTCGTCAAAAATTAACAATTCGcgatatattgaaaataataatataaagaaatGTTTCGATGAATTGTCGAAAGGCAattgttgttttttgaatttaacTAGAAAGGGGTTGTTAACTGATTATAATAAAtcgtatatttttaatttcgaaaatgttGGCGAACTGAACAAAGAACTTTTCGATGAAAGGCCGCAAACTGGAAAAGATCCAAGAAAAAGATTAGCACTTAAAGAATGTATAGTTGATGGGTTATCAggaaatttcgattttaaaaacttgccatTCAGTCCAATCCCTAAACTTTCAATAccccaaaaaaatttaatgaaaaatgagaaacaaaatgaaatgcctAAGTCAACACTCGTGAATTTAacagaaagaaagaagacaacTTGGAGGAAATACGTTTCAGACGGGGATTTTCGTGAAACGTCAAGTCCTTTGTTCACaaaacaaaaactcaaatacGAGAGAAAATATTGTGACAACAGGTCTTTCACCCTCGAAAACATATTGGAAGAAAAATGtcccaataaaatattcaagaaatttcatACAGAACCCTTCGACCGAACGAAACTCCAAAACATTCAAAGAATGAAGCAAAATATCGACAAACTGTTTTTGAATTCAAAACTCAACAAAAGTCCATGTTATAAAGCACAAGAAGAAGTAatttttcagattgaaaaaaacaaaacaaaggaATACACTAAAGATAGCTTGGAACGCGATGAAAAAGACAAACAGAAGAGCAGAAGTCCTTTATGGAAAAAgttcatgaagaaaaaaagtgaaTTAAACAACAATCTTAAAGAGAGGTCCCCGGTAAAAGCAGGAAAAAAGGATTTTTTCAACGCTCTTGAAGTCATGAACGTTCACTTCGATAAAACTACTCACCCAAACAGAGAAAACATTGGTGAATCCCCTGATTTGTTTTCAGGAGTAATGATTGATAAACCATGGAATGGATTATTTGGAAACCCTGAGAACGATCTAACTTTTCTTCCCAATTCTGCCATCAGCTTCGACATCGATGATAAGAATATTATTGATGACAAAATTGTTGAAGATGGAGAGTTGAGAACTTTAACGGCAGTAGGTACAGCTATGAGTTCAAACTTGATTATAACTCTCGATGATGAGGACACAAAGATGAAAACCGTTGACGTGGATACAAACTTGGCCGATGGTAATGTAAGCCTGTATGATGATGAATGGATACAAAAAACGAATCTAGAAGGAAATGtattctacttcaataaaagGACAG gaaTGACTTCATTTTTGCACCCAACAAAAGAAGATATTTACATCCTGAAAGAAAGAATGGAGTTCTTACCAAAAGGTTTGTCACCAATTCTGATACCAGATCAGAAATTAGAAAAAAGCTTGAGCCCCACATCcaagaaaaaacttcaagatGAAATTCTGAAATCTTATGTGGATGACCTTGGACTTGTCAAATGGGAAAAATGCTTTAAAGGATGCG ATCCGAAAAAATTCTTCGACAATTTATATAGGAAGAGGgtaaatgaatatgaaaaagaaGTCCCCAATCTGAAGACGAGAATGTCTAAATTCGCCATACAAACCTCTCACAATCATAAATTCAGCAAAATGGTACTGAAAGATTTGAAGGTTATCGGACAAATAGACAGGAAATTCATTGCTGCAATTGATGAGAGAAAATTTCAGTTGATTCTTTTCGACCAACACGCTGTACATGAACGCATAAGGCTTGAGGCTTTACTCAAAG aatatgaAGGAAAAAGTTCAACTTGTGAAAAAGTTACGTTATTCATGAATCAAACCGATGTGGAACTAGTGGGGAAGCATAAAAAATATCTCGATGATATCGGAATCCACTTCAACTTGTTGAAAAATGGGATAACTGTCCATAAAATTCCTTCATGTTTCCTGAATAAAATTACTAAAGAG TGTCCACTTCCAAAATTGCTACAACTTTTTATAAGAGAGATTTTGGATCATGTGAAACATACTAGAGGAGTCTTGACAGGACTACCGAAAATGATGAACGAAATCATAAATATGGAGGCTTGTAGAG GTTCGATAAAATTTGGAGAAATCTTGTCGCAAGAcgatatgaaaaaattaattgaagaattatcaaaatgcattTTACCCTTCCAATGTGCTCATGGAAGACCTACATTAGTTCCACTAATAACTTTTGACGACACCTTCAGAGAAAAG ATAGAAAAACCTAACTTGAGAAGTTTGAAACTGTCTTGA
- the LOC123688889 gene encoding sporozoite surface protein 2-like has product MAKIFIICSAFILAMVGLSSSQTLPSPAAPNAFQAGINPYNPYNPYNPNPYNPYNPYNQYNPYNPNPYNPYQNQIYQPGQNALPGRNAQVPTA; this is encoded by the exons ATGGCCAAA ATTTTCATCATTTGCTCAGCTTTCATCCTTGCTATGGTTGGACTGAGTTCATCTCAAACTTTACCTTCACCAGCAGCACCAAATGCTTTTCAAGCAGGAATCAATCCCTACAATCCATACAATCCCTATAACCCAAATCCATATAACCCATACAACCCTTACAATCAATACAATCCCTATAACCCAAATCCATATAATCCTTATCAGAATCAGATTTATCAACCTGGACAAAACGCATTACCTGGAAGAAATGCCCAAGTCCCAACTGCTTAA